Proteins encoded within one genomic window of Triticum aestivum cultivar Chinese Spring chromosome 2D, IWGSC CS RefSeq v2.1, whole genome shotgun sequence:
- the LOC123051861 gene encoding pre-mRNA-splicing factor SYF1 produces MPSAAAGPAEVALAPPAKAAALPFAGISPDLYPTEDDLPYEEEILREPFKLKGWWRYLVARAAAPFAKRAVIYERALKALPGSYKLWHAYLRERLDHVRPHPISHPAYASLNNTFERALATMHKMPRVWVLYLTSLLDQRLLTRGRRNFDRALRALPVTQHDRIWPLYLRLASLPACPVETSFRVFRRYLQFDPSHAEDFIEFLVSAERWQEAADRLASVLNDDGFRSVKGKTRHQLWLELCDILTKHADEVAGLKVDAILRGGIRKFTDEVGKLWTSLADYYVRRTLYEKARDVFEEGVSSVMTVQEFSVVFEAYTQFEQSMLAAKLEAAEEDGAAGSDEGEKGSKKNKVEKLEKELAACWLNDEDDTDLRLARFERLLDRRPELLSSVLLRQNPHNVEEWHRRVKLFDKDPAKQVATYVEAVKTVDPMKAVGKPHTLWVAFAKMYEKHNRLDSAEDIFKKATQVNYKAVDHLATIWCEWAEMELRNQHFDKAIELMRLATAEPSVEVKRRAAAEGDEPVQLKLHKSLKLWSIYVDLEESLGSLETTRAVYERILDLRIATPQIILNYAFLLEENKYFEDAFKVYERGVKIFKYPHVKDIWVTYLTKFVKRYQRSKLERARELFTEAVEKAPPHEKKALYLQYAKLEEDYGLAKRAMNVYDEAVRAVPNTEKMSMYEIYIARAAELFGVPRTRQIYEQAIESGLPDKDVMVMCMKFAELERNLGEIDRSRAIYIHASNYADPNSHPEFWKKWNDFEIQHGNEDTFREMLRIKRTVAASRSQTHFILPEYLMQRDQKLNMDEAVDTLTRAGVPQDEMAALERQLASGPSPAPAAAPSTSTTPANRMMNFVSAGVEARAESSTQQAAANNEDIELPEEESDEEDDVQIAERAVPEAVFGELGKRAAESREESSSAQENNEQQLGALERIKRRRQ; encoded by the exons ATGCCGTCGGCCGCCGCGGGTCCGGCGGAGGTGGCGCTGGCGCCGCCGGCGAAGGCGGCCGCGCTCCCGTTCGCCGGGATCTCGCCGGACCTCTACCCGACGGAGGACGACCTGCCCTACGAGGAGGAGATCCTGCGGGAGCCCTTCAAGCTCAAGGGGTGGTGGCGCTACctcgtcgcccgcgccgccgcgcccttcGCCAAGCGCGCCGTCATCTACGAGCGCGCGCTCAAGGCGCTGCCGGGGAGCTACAAGCTCTGGCACGCCTACCTCCGCGAGCGCCTCGACCACGTGCGCCCGCACCCAATCTCCCACCCGGCCTACGCCTCCCTCAACAACACCTTCGAGCGGGCGCTCGCCACCATGCACAAGATGCCGCGCGTCTGGGTCCTCTACCTCACCTCGCTGCTCGACCAGCGCCTGCTCACCCGCGGCCGCCGCAACTTCGACCGCGCCCTCCGCGCGCTGCCCGTCACGCAGCACGACCGCATCTGGCCGCTCTACCTGCGCCTCGCCTCGCTCCCGGCCTGCCCTGTCGAGACGTCCTTCCGCGTGTTCCGGCGCTACCTCCAGTTCGACCCCTCCCACGCCGAGGACTTCATCGAGTTCCTCGTCTCGGCTGAACGCTGGCAGGAGGCAGCCGACCGCCTGGCCTCCGTGCTCAACGACGATGGCTTCCGCTCTGTCAAGGGGAAGACCAGGCACCAGCTCTGGCTCGAGCTCTGCGATATCCTCACTAAGCATGCTGATGAGGTCGCAGGGCTCAAGGTGGATGCCATACTGCGGGGCGGGATACGCAAGTTCACCGACGAGGTTGGCAAGCTGTGGACCTCGCTGGCCGATTACTATGTCAGGAGGACCCTCTATGAGAAAGCAAGGGACGTCTTCGAGGAGGGGGTTTCTTCAGTGATGACAGTGCAGGAGTTCAGTGTGGTGTTTGAGGCTTATACACAATTTGAGCAGAGTATGCTTGCGGCAAAGCTGGAGGCAGCTGAAGAGGACGGGGCTGCGGGGAGCGACGAGGGTGAGAAAGGGAGCAAGAAGAATAAGGTGGAGAAGCTAGAGAAGGAACTTGCAGCGTGTTGGTTGAATGATGAAGATGACACTGATTTGAGGCTGGCAAGGTTTGAGCGGCTATTGGATCGCAGACCAGAGCTCCTTAGCAGTGTCCTGTTGAGACAGAATCCACATAATGTGGAGGAGTGGCACAG GAGGGTGAAACTTTTTGACAAGGATCCCGCAAAGCAAGTAGCGACATATGTCGAGGCTGTGAAAACTGTGGACCCAATGAAGGCAGTTGGGAAACCTCATACTCTATGGGTGGCATTTGCAAAGATGTATGAGAAACATAACCGCTTAGATAGTGCTGAAGATATCTTTAAAAAGGCCACACAAGTGAACTATAAAGCAGTGGACCACTTGGCTACTATTTGGTGCGAATGGGCCGAAATGGAGCTCCGCAACCAACATTTTGACAAGGCAATTGAGCTTATGAGGTTAGCCACAGCAGAGCCCTCTGTTGAGGTGAAGAGGCGAG CTGCTGCCGAGGGTGACGAGCCAGTCCAGCTGAAATTACATAAATCTCTGAAATTATGGAGTATCTATGTTGACCTGGAGGAGAGCCTTGGGTCGTTGGAAACAACCCGTGCTGTTTATGAGAGGATATTAGATTTAAGAATTGCCACTCCTCAAATAATTCTTAATTACGCATTTCTTCTTGAG GAGAACAAGTATTTCGAAGATGCATTTAAAGTGTATGAAAGAGGTGTAAAAATATTCAAGTATCCCCATGTTAAGGATATTTGGGTGACCTACCTCACAAAGTTTGTAAAGAGGTACCAGCGAAGCAAGTTAGAGCGGGCAAGAGAGCTGTTCACGGAAGCTGTCGAAAAG GCTCCGCCGCACGAAAAGAAGGCCTTATATTTGCAATATGCTAAACTGGAGGAAGACTATGGCCTCGCAAAACGTGCCATGAATGTATATGATGAAGCTGTAAGGGCTGTTCCCAACACTGAAAAGATGAGTATGTATGAAATATACATTGCACGTGCTGCTGAACTTTTCGGTGTTCCAAGGACTAGACAAATATACGAG CAAGCTATAGAATCTGGTCTCCCAGACAAAGATGTTATGGTGATGTGCATGAAGTTTGCGGAACTTGAAAGAAATCTTGGAGAAATTGACCGTTCCCGGGCTATTTATATCCACGCCTCCAACTATGCTGATCCAAATTCTCACCCAGAGTTCTGGAAAAAATGGAACGACTTTGAGATCCAACACGGCAATGAAGATACATTCAGGGAGATGCTTCGCATCAAGCGTACAGTGGCCGCTAGCCGCAGTCAG ACTCATTTCATCCTTCCGGAGTACCTGATGCAAAGGGATCAGAAGCTAAACATGGATGAGGCGGTCGACACTCTGACGCGTGCCGGTGTCCCGCAGGATGAGATGGCCGCCTTAGAAAGGCAGCTAGCTTCTGGACCATCCCCGGCGCCAGCAGCGGCTCCAAGCACCAGTACGACTCCCGCAAACAGAATGATGAACTTTGTTAGTGCCGGAGTAGAGGCACGGGCCGAGAGCAGCACGCAACAGGCTGCTGCTAACAACGAGGACATCGAGCTGCCCGAGGAagagagcgacgaggaggacgatgtcCAGATCGCGGAGAGGGCTGTCCCTGAAGCCGTGTTTGGCGAGCTCGGCAAGAGAGCCGCGGAGAGCAGGGAGGAAAGCTCCAGTGCTCAAGAGAACAACGAGCAGCAGCTGGGCGCTCTCGAGAGAATTAAGCGAAGGCGTCAATAG